One window from the genome of Bufo bufo chromosome 4, aBufBuf1.1, whole genome shotgun sequence encodes:
- the HES1 gene encoding transcription factor HES-1 — MPADMMEKNSSSPVAATPASMSSTPDKPKTASEHRKSSKPIMEKRRRARINESLSQLKTLILDALKKDSSRHSKLEKADILEMTVKHLRNLQRVQMTAALSTDPTVLGKYRAGFSECMNEVTRFLSTCEGVNTDVRTRLLGHLANCMNQINAMNYPAQPQLSAAANPHPAFGQPLVQLPASAPQGNPSPTGGVPCKMGGPQVEAAKVYGGFQLVPASDGQFAFLITNPAFPHNGSVIPVYTNSSVAAVSPSVLPSGMADSVWRPW, encoded by the exons ATGCCAGCTGATATGATGGAGAAGAACTCCTCTTCTCCTGTGGCTGCTACCCCGGCCAGCATGAGCAGTACCCCGGATAAACCCAAAACTGCCTCCGAGCACAGGAAG TCCTCCAAACCCATCATGGAGAAGAGAAGGAGAGCACGGATCAACGAGAGCCTGAGCCAGCTCAAGACCCTCATCCTGGACGCCTTGAAGAAAGAT AGCTCCCGACACTCTAAGCTGGAGAAGGCTGACATCCTGGAGATGACGGTGAAGCACCTCCGGAACCTGCAGAGGGTACAGATGACTG CCGCCCTCAGCACGGACCCCACAGTTCTCGGGAAATACAGGGCTGGATTCAGCGAGTGCATGAACGAAGTCACCCGCTTCCTGTCCACGTGTGAAGGGGTTAACACGGATGTGCGGACCCGGCTCCTGGGCCATCTGGCCAATTGCATGAACCAGATCAATGCCATGAACTACCCGGCTCAGCCCCAGCTCTCTGCAGCTGCCAACCCGCACCCAGCTTTTGGACAGCCATTGGTTCAGCTTCCGGCCAGTGCACCACAAGGAAACCCATCTCCCACGGGTGGGGTTCCCTGCAAGATGGGTGGCCCACAAGTGGAGGCTGCCAAGGTCTATGGTGGCTTTCAGCTGGTGCCAGCATCCGATGGACAATTTGCTTTCCTGATCACTAACCCAGCCTTCCCACACAATGGATCTGTCATCCCAGTCTATACCAACTCCAGTGTGgccgcagtgtccccatcagtcctGCCATCAGGCATGGCAGACTCTGTGTGGAGACCCTGGTGA